Part of the Gemmatimonadota bacterium genome is shown below.
GCTTGGTGAATACCTCCGCGTGCCGGGCCTCGTCCATGACCTGCGTGGCCAGGAAGAGGACCACCTCGGAGAACTGCGGATCGATACGGTTCATGAACTTGGCTGGCAGGTACATAGCCAGGTACTCGTTCTGGATCAGGAAGGTCATGACCTGGCACACCGCCTGCTCCAGATCGTCCGGCAACACGGGCAGGTCATCCCACGGGATGTCCGTCGTGGCGTCCCACTGCCCCGCCTTGCCCTGCTCGTACAGATCCGCGATGTTATCGGCCCATACCAGCTTCTTCTCCCGAATGGCAAACCCGAAATCGGGCGTTCCGGGATCGACGACCGAACCCCGCTGCGCCAGGCCGTGTCCGTCGAACGCCACTTCCGGCACTTCGCCTGCCCTGCCGACCTGGCAGTCCCGCATGAGGATGCCGCGGCCGTCCGCGGGTTTCACGCGGATGCCTCGGTCTGGCTCGTCCCAATCGGATGTATCGGGCAGTGGAATAGAGAAGTCGTCGGACTTGAGTTCGCCGGACCTGGATTCTTCGGACATGGGGTCTTCGGACTTTTTGTTCTCGGACATGTTCAGACCTGTTCCAGTGCGAAAATTGACTTAATGATTCTCGGCAAGTATATGTATGATACTGGGTTTGCCGGTCGATGACAAGATGAAGGTGGGAAGGACGATTCATGAATCTGTCGA
Proteins encoded:
- a CDS encoding ferritin-like domain-containing protein, which encodes MSENKKSEDPMSEESRSGELKSDDFSIPLPDTSDWDEPDRGIRVKPADGRGILMRDCQVGRAGEVPEVAFDGHGLAQRGSVVDPGTPDFGFAIREKKLVWADNIADLYEQGKAGQWDATTDIPWDDLPVLPDDLEQAVCQVMTFLIQNEYLAMYLPAKFMNRIDPQFSEVVLFLATQVMDEARHAEVFTKRALANGGGLQYVSAATEWSLRSLLAQDDYSNGSFLMHVLGEGTFMELLMFLEQVAPDPVTARTFKLARQDEGRHVGYGISHFAYHIEQDPSIKDDLMRAAEERTLFLQQASGSSPFVLKAMMTLAGGGSHPEQLARGRDAVMGLYEEMHHKRVRELVAIGFDRQDAERISELHGSGVRNFM